In Aegilops tauschii subsp. strangulata cultivar AL8/78 chromosome 3, Aet v6.0, whole genome shotgun sequence, one genomic interval encodes:
- the LOC109776906 gene encoding uncharacterized protein, which yields MATARKGTATPLASAFSPEETRRAVSRVAQAIADRRADLARVQGFFADNAALVNLVQRLPDELSHQIMVPFGGAAFFPGSLIHTNELLVLLGDGYYADRSAKQTTEILHRRGMELEAQMEAIKATISDLEAEAKFFESTAAEASEGLVEIREEYDEEDTEILSSKTEASSSSGGISDEEHARMMARFDELEMLEKEAGSTSEDEGDDDDDEDEDAETSEDGEENGDTLSYGNEHDNVSFGASVSGSGGNDQRQGNGQLKSALKKLGEKEALQGSSLAPSGSTSITNSEVQASLRKAVSFKDENGQIVSSSRYSSGPKVSSSRDRKILPGGQKAFTGSIVEHDEGLSAIEQPRSNDSEKAASSASSSRPMSRFKMQKGGR from the exons ATGGCTACAGCGAGGAAGGGGACAGCGACGCCGCTGGCCTCCGCGTTCTCGCCGGAGGAGACGAGGAGGGCCGTGTCCCGCGTGGCCCAGGCCATCGCCGACCGTCGCGCCGACCTCGCGCGCGTCCAGGGCTTCTTCGCTGACAATGCCGCCCTCGTCAACCTCGTCCAGCGCCTCCCTGACGAGCTCTCCCACCAAATCATG GTCCCCTTTGGGGGCGCCGCCTTTTTCCCGGGAAGTTTGATCCACACCAATGAGCTCCTG GTGCTTCTGGGGGATGGGTACTACGCGGATAGGTCAGCGAAGCAGACGACCGAGATACTGCACAGGAGAGGGATGGAGTTAGAGGCTCAAATGGAGGCCATCAAGGCAACCATCTCCGACCTCGAGGCTGAGGCCAAGTTCTTCGAGTCCACCGCTGCCGAGGCTTCG GAGGGTCTTGTTGAAATAAGGGAAGAATATGATGAAGAAGACACAGAAATACTTTCATCAAAAACAG AGGCTTCAAGTTCTTCTGGGGGCATATCAGATGAGGAACATGCTCGGATGATGGCTAGGTTTGATGAGCTTGAAATGTTAGAAAAGGAAGCTGGAAGTACTTCCGAAGATGAAggtgacgacgacgacgatgaagatgaagatgctgaAACAAGTGAGGATGGTGAGGAAAACGGGGACACATTAAGTTACGGCAATGAGCATGACAATGTTAGTTTTGGTGCCTCAGTTTCTGGAAGTGGTGGTAACGACCAGCGTCAAGGAAATGGCCAG CTGAAGAGTGCACTAAAGAAGCTAGGAGAAAAGGAAGCATTGCAAGGTTCTTCTCTTGCGCCATCAGGCAGTACCTCC ATAACAAACTCTGAAGTTCAGGCTTCACTTAGAAAAG CTGTTTCTTTTAAAGATGAGAACGGGCAAATAGTTAGTTCATCAAGGTACTCTTCAGGACCCAAG GTTTCTTCATCTCGCGATCGGAAGATACTACCAGGTGGACAAAAG GCTTTCACGGGATCTATTGTTGAACACGATGAAGGTCTCTCAGCGATCGAACAACCAAGGAGTAATGATAGTGAGAAA GCTGCTAGTTCTGCTTCTTCTTCAAGGCCTATGTCTAGATTCAAGATGCAGAAGGGAGGGCGTTGA